Proteins encoded within one genomic window of Bradyrhizobium sp. AZCC 1719:
- a CDS encoding GNAT family N-acetyltransferase: MSDYRVADLLARKPALESEVPSFYDEGMAREIPILTSDRLILRKPHAEDIEARLRLGTHREIVEAYGATFDPAAAFTRNHAESLIAFIESQEYAWVIDVKGFIGHIRFFGLNQRDQRASLAIGIEDPAHLGKGYGSEAIRLALNYIFSIGFHRISVRVLASNDRAIACYRKCGFMIEGREREAAFVDGQWQDDILMGVLDRELILTS, encoded by the coding sequence GTGAGTGACTATCGCGTCGCGGATTTGCTTGCACGAAAGCCGGCGCTTGAAAGCGAGGTGCCATCTTTCTACGATGAAGGCATGGCACGAGAGATTCCCATTCTAACTAGCGATCGCCTGATCCTTCGTAAGCCACATGCGGAAGACATAGAGGCTCGCCTCAGGCTAGGGACACATAGGGAAATTGTGGAAGCCTATGGCGCTACGTTCGATCCCGCTGCCGCCTTCACTCGCAACCATGCGGAATCGCTGATCGCTTTCATCGAGAGCCAGGAATATGCTTGGGTAATCGACGTTAAGGGCTTTATCGGCCATATCCGTTTTTTCGGACTGAATCAGCGCGACCAACGGGCATCGCTGGCGATCGGTATCGAAGATCCGGCGCATCTCGGAAAAGGCTATGGTTCCGAAGCCATTCGCCTGGCTCTGAATTACATCTTCTCAATTGGATTTCATCGGATATCCGTGCGCGTGCTGGCGAGCAATGATCGTGCGATCGCGTGCTACCGCAAGTGTGGTTTCATGATCGAGGGCCGCGAACGCGAAGCGGCGTTCGTTGATGGACAATGGCAGGACGATATCCTTATGGGCGTGCTGGATCGGGAGCTGATTCTCACAAGCTGA